Proteins encoded together in one Porites lutea chromosome 2, jaPorLute2.1, whole genome shotgun sequence window:
- the LOC140927301 gene encoding exocyst complex component 2-like isoform X2, with product MRPPPVVTGISPAEGPPGTKVIIRGENLGINAKDVTGLSICGANCLLSADYKSAGKIIARTGQAKPGKGDVIVTTRSGGVGTSTVQFKSVIVVPDPLKESAVWLEEVDPEELRARSGSARPVSPQINASQDPLGTGTDVFGYKLTEEQLEDFYPEGSGNILSDNFHPGWFLLEKHADTEFITLRGGLKYLRHEESRRAADPLVFVKENVATFLDAVDTLRNVQHDMLRDESNCDGGSIVEKLESFVQGASKNAEGLFQDVLGRKDDADRTRNALNVLQRFRFLFSLPQCIERNIQLGEYEMVISDYGRAKSLFAGTDIKIFKRVLQEVEAKIEGFRQHLKLKLSDLPSPLEDQKRLIRYLVDLDYQGDPAWECLANQKDWLLKLLMSSQEDHKSKASYRGESLGILGVSSPPNKTSSVECSMKGVSAVPQRVLFVEELSELLIEGLPDLWKLGQAYFNGDLAADSSSGSSKQLNATEQKRKTFEDMIVDVASLYADLIKAAFFPSCPAVLSISSKEKQSSSWQSPADGVGAWLPSCVRHVRSCMESLQKLSLPPQSLEPIKKLVGDLRLLCAKEVFKEAIEDIKSLHCNELWSLESQEGVGRITSLPLMFENIVMETLHTLREMVTHGAETERRKNIQLKTNAVDLFKDMFEAFIECLQHLAFQPDQESDKVSLSGPQESSSIGSQDNLERSSLSTMEDSTPVIDERLLIVLNNCRYVRNNVLSKLVDCFRSNDYPVGDKLKKDLTSELNDLEGKIFDAYIEQKADPLIAYVEPGMTICDFKWHNCLPPKDVRSYVKEVLMNLVTVHAQVFAVSEELLTQVLCRLTDMLADEFCRLVSAVKTFTSAGAVTAHLEARAIQEALAAYLTQHSREMFQATFSKVPAITKDSDKRLIEALMTTFKRRMRFQLQCFQVNMEEL from the exons ATGAGACCACCACCAGTAGTAACTGGCATCTCACCTGCTGAAGGTCCTCCTGGGACAAAAGTGATTATACGTGGGGAGAACCTCGGAATCAACGCCAAAGATGTGACAG GACTGTCAATTTGTGGTGCAAACTGCCTACTTTCTGCGGATTATAAGTCAGCTGGTAAAATCATAGCACGAACTGGTCAGGCCAAGCCAGGCAAAGGAGATGTTATTGTGACAACACGGTCTGGGGGTGTAGGAACCTCAACTGTGCAGTTTAAAAGTGTTATAGTAGTGCCAG ATCCATTGAAAGAAAGTGCTGTTTGGTTAGAAGAGGTTGATCCAGAAGAGCTAAGGGCAAGATCTGGTTCAGCAAGACCAGTATCACCTCAGATAAACGCAAGCCAGGATCCTCTAGGAACAGGAACTGATGTTTTTGG ttataagcttacagaagaGCAGCTGGAAGATTTTTATCCTGAAG GAAGTGGAAACATTCTGAGTGACAACTTTCATCCTGGTTGGTTTTTACTGGAAAAGCACGCAGACACTGA ATTTATTACATTAAGAGGCGGTCTCAAGTATCTGAGGCATGAAGAGTCCAGACGTGCAGCAGATCCTTTAGTTTTTGTGAAAGAAAATGTTGCTACTTTTCTAGATGCTGTTGATACATTAAGAA ATGTTCAGCATGATATGCTTCGTGATGAGAGTAACTGTGATGGAGGATCCATTGTAGAGAAACTTGAGTCCTTTGTTCAAG GTGCAAGCAAAAATGCTGAGGGTTTGTTTCAAGATGTACTGGGTCGTAAAGATGATGCTGACAGAACTAGGAATGCACTTAATGTACTTCAGAGATTCAGATTTCTGTTCAGCCTTCCACAGTGCATTGAGAGGAACATTCAACTA GGTGAATATGAGATGGTAATTAGTGATTATGGAAGGGCCAAGTCATTATTTGCAGGAACGGATATAAAGATTTTCAAAAGAG TGCTGCAAGAAGTTGAAGCAAAAATAGAAGGCTTTCGACAGCATCTTAAATTAAAACTGAGTGACTTGCCATCACCATTAGAAGATCAGAAGAGACTCATTAG ATATCTGGTAGACCTAGACTATCAGGGGGACCCTGCTTGGGAATGTCTTGCAAATCAGAAAGACTGGTTACTCAAATTACTGATGAGCTCTCAAGAAGATCACAAATCTAAGG CATCCTACCGAGGTGAATCTCTGGGGATTCTTGGAGTTTCGTCACCACCAAATAAGACCTCATCAGTAGAGTGCAGCA tgaaaggtgTGAGTGCCGTACCACAACGCGTACTGTTTGTAGAAGAACTTTCAGAACTGTTAATAGAAGGCTTACCGGACTTGTGGAAACTTGGCCAGGCGTATTTTAACGGCGATCTTGCAGCTGAT TCTAGCAGTGGATCATCCAAACAACTTAATGCAACTGAACAAAAGAGGAAAACGTTTGAG GACATGATCGTCGATGTGGCGTCGTTGTATGCAGATTTGATAAAGGCGGCATTCTTTCCAAGTTGCCCTGCAGTACTAAGTATTTCCAGCAAAGAGAAGCAAAGCTCATCATGGCAGAGTCCTGCAGATGGAGTGGGTGCCTGGCTTCCCTCCTGTGTTAGACATGTCAG GTCTTGTATGGAGTCTTTACAGAAGCTGTCTCTACCGCCACAATCTTTGGAACCAATCAAGAAGCTTGTCGGTGATCTCAGACTACTTTGCGCCAAAGAAGTGTTTAAGGAGGCTATTGAAG atatCAAGTCCTTGCATTGTAATGAGCTATGGAGTTTGGAATCGCAGGAAGGCGTTGGTCGAATCACAAGCTTG CCGTTGATGTTTGAGAATATTGTCATGGAAACACTGCATACGTTGCGAGAAATGGTCACACATGGCGCGGAAACGGAAAGGAGAAAG AATATTCAATTGAAGACAAACGCTGTTGATCTTTTCAAGGACATGTTTGAG GCCTTTATCGAGTGCCTGCAACATTTAGCCTTTCAACCCGATCAGGAGTCAGACAAAGTCTCCCT GTCTGGCCCTCAGGAAAGTAGCTCGATTGGTTCTCAAGACAACTTGGAGAGGTCATCGTTATCGACAATGGAGGACAGCACTCCTGTTATT GATGAAAGGCTGCTGATTGTACTAAACAACTGTCGCTATGTGCGGAACAATGTTCTCTCCAAGCTAGTTGACTGCTTTAGAAGTAATGACTACCCTGTCGGTGACAAGCTCAAGAAG GATCTTACAAGTGAGTTAAACGATTTAGAAGGGAAGATTTTTGATGCATACATTGAACAGAAAGCCGACCCACTGATAGCATATGTGGAGCCTGGGATGACGATATGCGATTTTAAATGGCACAACTGCCTTCCACCAAAAG ATGTTCGTAGCTATGTGAAGGAGGTTCTAATGAACCTTGTTACTGTGCATGCGCAG GTGTTTGCTGTCTCAGAGGAGCTACTGACTCAGGTGCTGTGCCGACTGACTGATATGTTAGCAGATGAGTTTTGCAGACTCGTATCTGCGGTCAAAACGTTTACTTCAGCTGGTGCTGTCACG GCGCACTTGGAAGCACGAGCTATACAAGAAGCATTGGCTGCCTATCTCACACAACACTCCAG AGAAATGTTCCAAGCCACATTCAGCAAGGTGCCGGCCATAACAAAGGATTCTGATAAAAG GTTGATAGAAGCTTTGATGACAACTTTCAAGCGACGTATGCGTTTTCAGTTACAGTGCTTCCAAGTGAACATGGAGGAACTATAA
- the LOC140927301 gene encoding exocyst complex component 2-like isoform X3 — protein MRPPPVVTGISPAEGPPGTKVIIRGENLGINAKDVTGLSICGANCLLSADYKSAGKIIARTGQAKPGKGDVIVTTRSGGVGTSTVQFKSVIVVPDPLKESAVWLEEVDPEELRARSGSARPVSPQINASQDPLGTGTDVFGYKLTEEQLEDFYPEGSGNILSDNFHPGWFLLEKHADTEFITLRGGLKYLRHEESRRAADPLVFVKENVATFLDAVDTLRNVQHDMLRDESNCDGGSIVEKLESFVQGASKNAEGLFQDVLGRKDDADRTRNALNVLQRFRFLFSLPQCIERNIQLGEYEMVISDYGRAKSLFAGTDIKIFKRVLQEVEAKIEGFRQHLKLKLSDLPSPLEDQKRLIRYLVDLDYQGDPAWECLANQKDWLLKLLMSSQEDHKSKDSVPMLQVDSAKVDLDIRTSRSALSLVKGVSAVPQRVLFVEELSELLIEGLPDLWKLGQAYFNGDLAADSSSGSSKQLNATEQKRKTFEDMIVDVASLYADLIKAAFFPSCPAVLSISSKEKQSSSWQSPADGVGAWLPSCVRHVRSCMESLQKLSLPPQSLEPIKKLVGDLRLLCAKEVFKEAIEDIKSLHCNELWSLESQEGVGRITSLPLMFENIVMETLHTLREMVTHGAETERRKNIQLKTNAVDLFKDMFEAFIECLQHLAFQPDQESDKVSLSGPQESSSIGSQDNLERSSLSTMEDSTPVIDERLLIVLNNCRYVRNNVLSKLVDCFRSNDYPVGDKLKKDLTSELNDLEGKIFDAYIEQKADPLIAYVEPGMTICDFKWHNCLPPKDVRSYVKEVLMNLVTVHAQVFAVSEELLTQVLCRLTDMLADEFCRLVSAVKTFTSAGAVTAHLEARAIQEALAAYLTQHSREMFQATFSKVPAITKDSDKRLIEALMTTFKRRMRFQLQCFQVNMEEL, from the exons ATGAGACCACCACCAGTAGTAACTGGCATCTCACCTGCTGAAGGTCCTCCTGGGACAAAAGTGATTATACGTGGGGAGAACCTCGGAATCAACGCCAAAGATGTGACAG GACTGTCAATTTGTGGTGCAAACTGCCTACTTTCTGCGGATTATAAGTCAGCTGGTAAAATCATAGCACGAACTGGTCAGGCCAAGCCAGGCAAAGGAGATGTTATTGTGACAACACGGTCTGGGGGTGTAGGAACCTCAACTGTGCAGTTTAAAAGTGTTATAGTAGTGCCAG ATCCATTGAAAGAAAGTGCTGTTTGGTTAGAAGAGGTTGATCCAGAAGAGCTAAGGGCAAGATCTGGTTCAGCAAGACCAGTATCACCTCAGATAAACGCAAGCCAGGATCCTCTAGGAACAGGAACTGATGTTTTTGG ttataagcttacagaagaGCAGCTGGAAGATTTTTATCCTGAAG GAAGTGGAAACATTCTGAGTGACAACTTTCATCCTGGTTGGTTTTTACTGGAAAAGCACGCAGACACTGA ATTTATTACATTAAGAGGCGGTCTCAAGTATCTGAGGCATGAAGAGTCCAGACGTGCAGCAGATCCTTTAGTTTTTGTGAAAGAAAATGTTGCTACTTTTCTAGATGCTGTTGATACATTAAGAA ATGTTCAGCATGATATGCTTCGTGATGAGAGTAACTGTGATGGAGGATCCATTGTAGAGAAACTTGAGTCCTTTGTTCAAG GTGCAAGCAAAAATGCTGAGGGTTTGTTTCAAGATGTACTGGGTCGTAAAGATGATGCTGACAGAACTAGGAATGCACTTAATGTACTTCAGAGATTCAGATTTCTGTTCAGCCTTCCACAGTGCATTGAGAGGAACATTCAACTA GGTGAATATGAGATGGTAATTAGTGATTATGGAAGGGCCAAGTCATTATTTGCAGGAACGGATATAAAGATTTTCAAAAGAG TGCTGCAAGAAGTTGAAGCAAAAATAGAAGGCTTTCGACAGCATCTTAAATTAAAACTGAGTGACTTGCCATCACCATTAGAAGATCAGAAGAGACTCATTAG ATATCTGGTAGACCTAGACTATCAGGGGGACCCTGCTTGGGAATGTCTTGCAAATCAGAAAGACTGGTTACTCAAATTACTGATGAGCTCTCAAGAAGATCACAAATCTAAGG ATTCTGTTCCCATGCTTCAAGTTGATTCAGCAAAGGTTGATTTAGACATCAGAACATCAAGAAGTGCCTTGTCTTTAG tgaaaggtgTGAGTGCCGTACCACAACGCGTACTGTTTGTAGAAGAACTTTCAGAACTGTTAATAGAAGGCTTACCGGACTTGTGGAAACTTGGCCAGGCGTATTTTAACGGCGATCTTGCAGCTGAT TCTAGCAGTGGATCATCCAAACAACTTAATGCAACTGAACAAAAGAGGAAAACGTTTGAG GACATGATCGTCGATGTGGCGTCGTTGTATGCAGATTTGATAAAGGCGGCATTCTTTCCAAGTTGCCCTGCAGTACTAAGTATTTCCAGCAAAGAGAAGCAAAGCTCATCATGGCAGAGTCCTGCAGATGGAGTGGGTGCCTGGCTTCCCTCCTGTGTTAGACATGTCAG GTCTTGTATGGAGTCTTTACAGAAGCTGTCTCTACCGCCACAATCTTTGGAACCAATCAAGAAGCTTGTCGGTGATCTCAGACTACTTTGCGCCAAAGAAGTGTTTAAGGAGGCTATTGAAG atatCAAGTCCTTGCATTGTAATGAGCTATGGAGTTTGGAATCGCAGGAAGGCGTTGGTCGAATCACAAGCTTG CCGTTGATGTTTGAGAATATTGTCATGGAAACACTGCATACGTTGCGAGAAATGGTCACACATGGCGCGGAAACGGAAAGGAGAAAG AATATTCAATTGAAGACAAACGCTGTTGATCTTTTCAAGGACATGTTTGAG GCCTTTATCGAGTGCCTGCAACATTTAGCCTTTCAACCCGATCAGGAGTCAGACAAAGTCTCCCT GTCTGGCCCTCAGGAAAGTAGCTCGATTGGTTCTCAAGACAACTTGGAGAGGTCATCGTTATCGACAATGGAGGACAGCACTCCTGTTATT GATGAAAGGCTGCTGATTGTACTAAACAACTGTCGCTATGTGCGGAACAATGTTCTCTCCAAGCTAGTTGACTGCTTTAGAAGTAATGACTACCCTGTCGGTGACAAGCTCAAGAAG GATCTTACAAGTGAGTTAAACGATTTAGAAGGGAAGATTTTTGATGCATACATTGAACAGAAAGCCGACCCACTGATAGCATATGTGGAGCCTGGGATGACGATATGCGATTTTAAATGGCACAACTGCCTTCCACCAAAAG ATGTTCGTAGCTATGTGAAGGAGGTTCTAATGAACCTTGTTACTGTGCATGCGCAG GTGTTTGCTGTCTCAGAGGAGCTACTGACTCAGGTGCTGTGCCGACTGACTGATATGTTAGCAGATGAGTTTTGCAGACTCGTATCTGCGGTCAAAACGTTTACTTCAGCTGGTGCTGTCACG GCGCACTTGGAAGCACGAGCTATACAAGAAGCATTGGCTGCCTATCTCACACAACACTCCAG AGAAATGTTCCAAGCCACATTCAGCAAGGTGCCGGCCATAACAAAGGATTCTGATAAAAG GTTGATAGAAGCTTTGATGACAACTTTCAAGCGACGTATGCGTTTTCAGTTACAGTGCTTCCAAGTGAACATGGAGGAACTATAA
- the LOC140927301 gene encoding exocyst complex component 2-like isoform X1 produces the protein MRPPPVVTGISPAEGPPGTKVIIRGENLGINAKDVTGLSICGANCLLSADYKSAGKIIARTGQAKPGKGDVIVTTRSGGVGTSTVQFKSVIVVPDPLKESAVWLEEVDPEELRARSGSARPVSPQINASQDPLGTGTDVFGYKLTEEQLEDFYPEGSGNILSDNFHPGWFLLEKHADTEFITLRGGLKYLRHEESRRAADPLVFVKENVATFLDAVDTLRNVQHDMLRDESNCDGGSIVEKLESFVQGASKNAEGLFQDVLGRKDDADRTRNALNVLQRFRFLFSLPQCIERNIQLGEYEMVISDYGRAKSLFAGTDIKIFKRVLQEVEAKIEGFRQHLKLKLSDLPSPLEDQKRLIRYLVDLDYQGDPAWECLANQKDWLLKLLMSSQEDHKSKDSVPMLQVDSAKVDLDIRTSRSALSLASYRGESLGILGVSSPPNKTSSVECSMKGVSAVPQRVLFVEELSELLIEGLPDLWKLGQAYFNGDLAADSSSGSSKQLNATEQKRKTFEDMIVDVASLYADLIKAAFFPSCPAVLSISSKEKQSSSWQSPADGVGAWLPSCVRHVRSCMESLQKLSLPPQSLEPIKKLVGDLRLLCAKEVFKEAIEDIKSLHCNELWSLESQEGVGRITSLPLMFENIVMETLHTLREMVTHGAETERRKNIQLKTNAVDLFKDMFEAFIECLQHLAFQPDQESDKVSLSGPQESSSIGSQDNLERSSLSTMEDSTPVIDERLLIVLNNCRYVRNNVLSKLVDCFRSNDYPVGDKLKKDLTSELNDLEGKIFDAYIEQKADPLIAYVEPGMTICDFKWHNCLPPKDVRSYVKEVLMNLVTVHAQVFAVSEELLTQVLCRLTDMLADEFCRLVSAVKTFTSAGAVTAHLEARAIQEALAAYLTQHSREMFQATFSKVPAITKDSDKRLIEALMTTFKRRMRFQLQCFQVNMEEL, from the exons ATGAGACCACCACCAGTAGTAACTGGCATCTCACCTGCTGAAGGTCCTCCTGGGACAAAAGTGATTATACGTGGGGAGAACCTCGGAATCAACGCCAAAGATGTGACAG GACTGTCAATTTGTGGTGCAAACTGCCTACTTTCTGCGGATTATAAGTCAGCTGGTAAAATCATAGCACGAACTGGTCAGGCCAAGCCAGGCAAAGGAGATGTTATTGTGACAACACGGTCTGGGGGTGTAGGAACCTCAACTGTGCAGTTTAAAAGTGTTATAGTAGTGCCAG ATCCATTGAAAGAAAGTGCTGTTTGGTTAGAAGAGGTTGATCCAGAAGAGCTAAGGGCAAGATCTGGTTCAGCAAGACCAGTATCACCTCAGATAAACGCAAGCCAGGATCCTCTAGGAACAGGAACTGATGTTTTTGG ttataagcttacagaagaGCAGCTGGAAGATTTTTATCCTGAAG GAAGTGGAAACATTCTGAGTGACAACTTTCATCCTGGTTGGTTTTTACTGGAAAAGCACGCAGACACTGA ATTTATTACATTAAGAGGCGGTCTCAAGTATCTGAGGCATGAAGAGTCCAGACGTGCAGCAGATCCTTTAGTTTTTGTGAAAGAAAATGTTGCTACTTTTCTAGATGCTGTTGATACATTAAGAA ATGTTCAGCATGATATGCTTCGTGATGAGAGTAACTGTGATGGAGGATCCATTGTAGAGAAACTTGAGTCCTTTGTTCAAG GTGCAAGCAAAAATGCTGAGGGTTTGTTTCAAGATGTACTGGGTCGTAAAGATGATGCTGACAGAACTAGGAATGCACTTAATGTACTTCAGAGATTCAGATTTCTGTTCAGCCTTCCACAGTGCATTGAGAGGAACATTCAACTA GGTGAATATGAGATGGTAATTAGTGATTATGGAAGGGCCAAGTCATTATTTGCAGGAACGGATATAAAGATTTTCAAAAGAG TGCTGCAAGAAGTTGAAGCAAAAATAGAAGGCTTTCGACAGCATCTTAAATTAAAACTGAGTGACTTGCCATCACCATTAGAAGATCAGAAGAGACTCATTAG ATATCTGGTAGACCTAGACTATCAGGGGGACCCTGCTTGGGAATGTCTTGCAAATCAGAAAGACTGGTTACTCAAATTACTGATGAGCTCTCAAGAAGATCACAAATCTAAGG ATTCTGTTCCCATGCTTCAAGTTGATTCAGCAAAGGTTGATTTAGACATCAGAACATCAAGAAGTGCCTTGTCTTTAG CATCCTACCGAGGTGAATCTCTGGGGATTCTTGGAGTTTCGTCACCACCAAATAAGACCTCATCAGTAGAGTGCAGCA tgaaaggtgTGAGTGCCGTACCACAACGCGTACTGTTTGTAGAAGAACTTTCAGAACTGTTAATAGAAGGCTTACCGGACTTGTGGAAACTTGGCCAGGCGTATTTTAACGGCGATCTTGCAGCTGAT TCTAGCAGTGGATCATCCAAACAACTTAATGCAACTGAACAAAAGAGGAAAACGTTTGAG GACATGATCGTCGATGTGGCGTCGTTGTATGCAGATTTGATAAAGGCGGCATTCTTTCCAAGTTGCCCTGCAGTACTAAGTATTTCCAGCAAAGAGAAGCAAAGCTCATCATGGCAGAGTCCTGCAGATGGAGTGGGTGCCTGGCTTCCCTCCTGTGTTAGACATGTCAG GTCTTGTATGGAGTCTTTACAGAAGCTGTCTCTACCGCCACAATCTTTGGAACCAATCAAGAAGCTTGTCGGTGATCTCAGACTACTTTGCGCCAAAGAAGTGTTTAAGGAGGCTATTGAAG atatCAAGTCCTTGCATTGTAATGAGCTATGGAGTTTGGAATCGCAGGAAGGCGTTGGTCGAATCACAAGCTTG CCGTTGATGTTTGAGAATATTGTCATGGAAACACTGCATACGTTGCGAGAAATGGTCACACATGGCGCGGAAACGGAAAGGAGAAAG AATATTCAATTGAAGACAAACGCTGTTGATCTTTTCAAGGACATGTTTGAG GCCTTTATCGAGTGCCTGCAACATTTAGCCTTTCAACCCGATCAGGAGTCAGACAAAGTCTCCCT GTCTGGCCCTCAGGAAAGTAGCTCGATTGGTTCTCAAGACAACTTGGAGAGGTCATCGTTATCGACAATGGAGGACAGCACTCCTGTTATT GATGAAAGGCTGCTGATTGTACTAAACAACTGTCGCTATGTGCGGAACAATGTTCTCTCCAAGCTAGTTGACTGCTTTAGAAGTAATGACTACCCTGTCGGTGACAAGCTCAAGAAG GATCTTACAAGTGAGTTAAACGATTTAGAAGGGAAGATTTTTGATGCATACATTGAACAGAAAGCCGACCCACTGATAGCATATGTGGAGCCTGGGATGACGATATGCGATTTTAAATGGCACAACTGCCTTCCACCAAAAG ATGTTCGTAGCTATGTGAAGGAGGTTCTAATGAACCTTGTTACTGTGCATGCGCAG GTGTTTGCTGTCTCAGAGGAGCTACTGACTCAGGTGCTGTGCCGACTGACTGATATGTTAGCAGATGAGTTTTGCAGACTCGTATCTGCGGTCAAAACGTTTACTTCAGCTGGTGCTGTCACG GCGCACTTGGAAGCACGAGCTATACAAGAAGCATTGGCTGCCTATCTCACACAACACTCCAG AGAAATGTTCCAAGCCACATTCAGCAAGGTGCCGGCCATAACAAAGGATTCTGATAAAAG GTTGATAGAAGCTTTGATGACAACTTTCAAGCGACGTATGCGTTTTCAGTTACAGTGCTTCCAAGTGAACATGGAGGAACTATAA